Proteins found in one Rhodobacteraceae bacterium D3-12 genomic segment:
- a CDS encoding bifunctional sulfate adenylyltransferase/adenylylsulfate kinase encodes MTQVETKTSPSEEDQIFRLLRQLDLAPEASQRASAAALGISLGRFNALLRAATEAGFIKVSERAGPDKRQRFAYALTARGATEKVRLTDQFLARKFAEYNALHAELTGTSLSLSPIKHRTELVQNNLAPIPELYVSYESAQKLKVEAGELISHDLTPRQICDLELLMNGGFNPLKGFLSEADYNGVVDNMRLADGTLWPMPITLDVSEEFAEKMELGQDIALRDQEGVILATMTVTDRWVPNKAHEAEKVFGADDDAHPAVNYLHNVAGKVYLGGPIVGIQQPVHYDFRARRDTPNELRAYFRKLGWRKVVAFQTRNPLHRAHQELTFRAAKEAQANLLIHPVVGLTKPGDVDHFTRVRCYEAVQDKYPASTTTMSLLNLAMRMAGPREAVWHGLIRANHGCTHFIVGRDHAGPGKNSAGEDFYGPYDAQDLFREYESEIGLEMVDFKHMVYVQERAQYEPADEIDDKDNVTILNISGTELRRRLREGLEIPEWFSFPEVVEQLRRRYPPRSQQGFSVFFTGYSGSGKSTIANALMTKLMEMGGRPVTLLDGDIVRKNLSSELGFSKEHRDLNIRRIGYVASEITKNGGIAICAPIAPYATTRRAVREEIEQYGAFVEVHVATSIEECERRDRKGLYKLAREGKIKEFTGISDPYDIPEHPELRVETENVDVDNCAHQVILKLESMGLIAV; translated from the coding sequence GTGACCCAAGTCGAGACCAAAACCAGCCCGTCAGAGGAAGATCAGATCTTCCGGCTTCTGCGCCAGCTTGATCTGGCGCCGGAGGCGTCGCAGCGTGCGTCTGCGGCGGCACTTGGGATATCTCTGGGCCGGTTCAACGCCTTACTGCGTGCAGCCACCGAGGCCGGTTTTATCAAGGTCAGTGAACGCGCCGGGCCGGACAAGCGCCAGCGCTTTGCCTATGCTCTGACCGCGCGGGGCGCGACCGAAAAAGTGCGGCTCACCGATCAGTTTCTTGCCCGGAAATTCGCGGAGTATAATGCGCTCCATGCCGAATTGACCGGGACCAGCCTATCCCTTTCCCCTATCAAACACAGGACAGAACTCGTGCAGAACAATCTTGCCCCTATCCCCGAACTTTATGTCAGCTATGAGAGCGCCCAGAAGCTTAAAGTTGAGGCCGGAGAGCTTATCAGCCACGACCTCACGCCGCGCCAGATCTGCGATCTGGAGCTGTTGATGAACGGCGGGTTCAACCCGTTGAAAGGATTCCTGTCGGAAGCGGATTACAACGGTGTTGTCGACAACATGCGGCTGGCGGATGGCACGCTTTGGCCGATGCCGATCACCTTGGATGTGAGCGAAGAGTTTGCCGAGAAAATGGAGCTTGGGCAGGATATTGCGCTGCGCGATCAGGAGGGTGTGATCCTTGCCACGATGACGGTGACCGACCGTTGGGTGCCCAACAAGGCGCATGAGGCCGAGAAGGTGTTCGGCGCGGATGACGACGCGCATCCGGCGGTGAATTACCTGCATAACGTCGCTGGCAAAGTGTATCTGGGCGGGCCGATTGTGGGCATCCAGCAGCCTGTGCACTACGATTTCCGCGCCCGCCGCGACACGCCTAACGAGCTGCGTGCCTATTTCCGCAAGCTGGGCTGGCGCAAGGTGGTGGCGTTTCAGACGCGCAACCCGCTGCACCGCGCGCATCAGGAGCTGACTTTTCGCGCAGCCAAGGAAGCGCAGGCGAACCTGTTGATCCATCCGGTTGTTGGCCTGACCAAACCGGGCGATGTGGACCATTTTACGCGTGTGCGTTGTTACGAGGCGGTGCAGGATAAATATCCGGCGTCAACCACGACGATGTCGCTGCTGAACCTTGCCATGCGCATGGCCGGCCCGCGTGAGGCGGTGTGGCACGGTTTGATCCGCGCCAACCACGGTTGCACCCATTTCATCGTTGGCCGGGACCACGCCGGGCCGGGCAAGAACTCGGCCGGGGAAGATTTCTATGGCCCCTATGACGCGCAGGATCTGTTCCGCGAATACGAGAGCGAGATCGGGCTGGAAATGGTTGATTTCAAGCACATGGTCTATGTGCAGGAGCGCGCCCAATACGAGCCCGCGGACGAGATTGACGACAAGGACAACGTCACGATTTTGAATATTTCGGGCACCGAGCTTCGTCGTCGTTTGCGCGAGGGGCTGGAAATTCCTGAATGGTTCAGCTTTCCCGAGGTGGTTGAACAGTTGCGCCGCCGGTATCCGCCGCGCAGCCAGCAGGGGTTCTCGGTGTTTTTCACCGGCTATTCGGGGTCGGGGAAATCGACCATTGCCAACGCTTTGATGACCAAGCTGATGGAAATGGGCGGGCGTCCTGTGACGCTTCTGGACGGGGATATTGTGCGCAAGAACCTGTCGAGCGAGCTGGGCTTTTCCAAGGAGCACCGCGATTTGAACATCCGGCGGATCGGCTATGTTGCCAGCGAGATCACCAAGAACGGCGGGATCGCGATCTGTGCGCCGATTGCGCCCTATGCCACGACACGCCGCGCGGTGCGCGAGGAAATCGAGCAATACGGTGCCTTTGTCGAGGTGCATGTCGCGACCAGCATCGAGGAATGTGAACGGCGCGACCGCAAGGGGCTTTATAAGCTGGCGCGGGAAGGGAAGATCAAGGAATTCACAGGAATTTCGGACCCTTACGACATTCCCGAGCATCCCGAGTTGCGCGTTGAGACCGAGAATGTCGATGTGGACAACTGCGCCCATCAGGTCATTTTGAAGCTTGAATCGATGGGGCTGATCGCGGTGTAA
- a CDS encoding DUF1150 domain-containing protein, giving the protein MHAKYDFETDTPANIVYVRKVAVKDLPQEVQAEVPDLDSVYSVHRADGAQLALVHDRALAFSLARQHDLAPVTVH; this is encoded by the coding sequence ATGCACGCCAAGTATGATTTTGAAACAGATACGCCTGCGAACATCGTCTATGTGCGCAAAGTCGCGGTAAAGGACCTACCACAAGAGGTGCAGGCCGAAGTGCCCGACCTCGACAGCGTCTATTCCGTGCACCGCGCCGACGGTGCGCAGCTGGCCCTCGTGCATGATCGCGCCTTGGCCTTCTCGCTGGCGCGTCAGCATGACCTCGCACCCGTGACGGTCCACTAA
- a CDS encoding Hsp20 family protein produces MTKLTLGSHPYLLGFEQLERLLERNAKSGNEGYPPFNIEQTSDTSYRITLAVAGFAEGDLSITIEDRQLVIRGRQSDDSEGRIFLHRGIAARQFQRSFVLADGVEVGEAVMENGLLHVDLTRAVPEQVVQTVNIRKG; encoded by the coding sequence ATGACAAAACTTACCTTGGGGTCACACCCCTATCTTCTTGGCTTCGAACAGCTCGAGCGTTTGCTCGAGCGGAACGCCAAATCCGGTAACGAAGGCTACCCGCCTTTCAATATCGAACAGACTTCGGATACCTCCTATCGCATCACGCTGGCCGTGGCCGGTTTTGCCGAAGGCGACCTTTCGATCACGATCGAGGACCGGCAATTGGTCATTCGTGGCCGCCAATCCGACGACAGCGAAGGGCGCATTTTCCTGCACCGTGGCATCGCCGCCCGCCAGTTTCAGCGCAGCTTCGTGTTGGCCGATGGGGTCGAAGTCGGCGAAGCGGTGATGGAAAACGGGTTGCTGCACGTCGATCTCACCCGTGCCGTGCCGGAACAAGTGGTTCAAACAGTCAACATCAGGAAGGGGTAA
- a CDS encoding DUF465 domain-containing protein — MNAPSDLSMKNDDVLRVELEVFRREHRDLDEAIRALEDKSTADQLTIKRLKKQKLKLKDKIAIIEDRLTPDIIA; from the coding sequence ATGAATGCGCCGTCCGATCTTTCGATGAAAAACGATGATGTATTGCGCGTGGAGCTTGAAGTGTTCCGCCGCGAACATCGTGACCTTGACGAGGCGATCCGTGCGCTGGAGGACAAGAGCACGGCGGATCAGCTGACGATTAAGCGGCTGAAAAAGCAGAAGCTGAAGCTGAAGGATAAGATCGCGATTATCGAGGATCGGCTGACGCCGGATATCATCGCCTGA
- a CDS encoding DUF4375 domain-containing protein, giving the protein MFKVLALLACLTTIGFAGAGRADPCLSGATFRYPLAEALRLEARELHFAEYWLIDWSALAAQNLFEPTGKEYRQAVLEAVHTLPPDTRDMRLLALLDVAFVDRGDSMIAATTLSVSAIIDLLIDTTARQGLSDQSAALKAAKNAYPVWNTTPAKRRAQWTDGTGKITNPVLREALRVISRRYNAAQPKPIDRALELVRADPALLAHYEAMRRDTSDDIRMEYLMSQVFPCLTDWSTPATADAVLERTAQPQRDLILLHMFLGEAFNGSVHQYFFNSSGTLAPQLAETLARHGLADHAAAIRRGMAEYATPYPRATPQRRAQMRHFSPAKDTALERLTAFADDGVMNALMHRIARENGLFPE; this is encoded by the coding sequence ATGTTCAAAGTGCTGGCGCTGCTTGCCTGTCTCACAACCATCGGGTTTGCCGGGGCAGGGCGGGCCGATCCGTGCCTATCCGGCGCGACGTTCCGCTATCCCTTGGCCGAAGCCCTACGCCTTGAGGCCCGCGAATTGCACTTTGCGGAATACTGGCTGATCGACTGGTCTGCGCTCGCGGCTCAAAACCTGTTCGAGCCGACCGGCAAGGAATACCGCCAAGCCGTCCTCGAAGCAGTCCACACCCTGCCACCAGACACCCGTGACATGCGCCTGCTCGCTCTTCTGGACGTGGCCTTTGTTGACCGTGGCGATTCCATGATTGCGGCAACGACGCTCTCGGTTTCCGCGATCATTGACCTGCTTATCGACACCACCGCCCGTCAGGGTCTGTCAGACCAATCCGCGGCCCTCAAAGCGGCGAAAAACGCCTATCCGGTCTGGAATACGACCCCGGCCAAACGCCGCGCCCAATGGACGGATGGCACCGGCAAGATCACCAACCCGGTGCTGCGCGAGGCCCTTCGCGTCATCTCCCGACGCTATAACGCGGCACAGCCGAAACCGATCGACCGCGCGCTGGAACTGGTCCGCGCCGATCCCGCGCTTCTGGCCCATTACGAAGCGATGCGTCGCGATACCAGTGATGACATTCGCATGGAATACCTCATGTCACAGGTGTTTCCCTGCCTGACCGATTGGTCCACGCCCGCCACGGCCGACGCCGTGCTTGAACGTACCGCCCAACCGCAACGCGACCTGATCCTGCTGCATATGTTTCTGGGCGAGGCGTTCAATGGTTCGGTGCACCAGTATTTCTTCAACTCGTCGGGCACCCTTGCGCCGCAACTCGCCGAAACCCTCGCGCGCCACGGGCTGGCTGATCACGCGGCGGCCATTCGCCGTGGCATGGCCGAATATGCCACCCCCTATCCGCGCGCAACACCACAGCGGCGGGCGCAAATGCGTCACTTCTCCCCGGCCAAAGACACCGCGCTCGAACGTCTCACAGCCTTTGCCGACGATGGCGTGATGAACGCATTGATGCACCGTATCGCCCGTGAAAACGGCCTCTTTCCCGAGTGA
- the purE gene encoding 5-(carboxyamino)imidazole ribonucleotide mutase, with protein sequence MTHPKIGIIMGSQSDWPTMKAAADILDELGVAYETKIVSAHRTPDRLWEYGKSAVERGLHVIIAGAGGAAHLPGMMASKTRVPVVGVPVQTKALSGVDSLYSIVQMPKGFPVATMAIGAAGAANAGLMAAGILAVSDPALAARLDAWREALSASIPEEPVDE encoded by the coding sequence ATGACACACCCCAAGATCGGCATCATCATGGGAAGCCAGTCTGACTGGCCGACGATGAAGGCAGCGGCGGATATTCTCGACGAATTGGGGGTGGCCTATGAGACCAAGATCGTCTCGGCGCATCGCACGCCCGACCGGCTTTGGGAGTATGGCAAGAGCGCGGTCGAGCGGGGGCTGCATGTGATCATTGCGGGGGCTGGCGGGGCGGCGCATTTGCCGGGTATGATGGCGAGCAAGACACGCGTTCCCGTGGTTGGCGTGCCGGTGCAGACCAAGGCGCTGAGCGGGGTTGATAGCCTTTATTCCATCGTGCAGATGCCCAAGGGGTTTCCGGTAGCGACAATGGCCATTGGAGCCGCTGGGGCGGCCAATGCGGGGCTGATGGCGGCCGGTATTTTGGCGGTGTCTGATCCGGCGCTGGCGGCGCGGCTGGATGCGTGGCGCGAGGCGCTGAGTGCGTCGATCCCGGAGGAGCCGGTTGATGAGTGA
- a CDS encoding 5-(carboxyamino)imidazole ribonucleotide synthase, protein MSDMLPLGSVIGILGGGQLGRMLSVAAARLGYRCHIFEPGAGAPAGHVAETVTRAPYEDEAALTAFAGAVDVITYEFENVPTSALDLLESLKPIRPGREALRISQDRIIEKDFLSGLGLKVAPYRAVNSEADLTAAIAEIGAPAILKTCRFGYDGKGQARLSSPEEAPDAWAAMQGAPSVLEGFVDFSHEVSVIAARSVSGEVACFDPGENIHREGILRTTTVPARLAPSQRSDAVLIAANILNALDYVGVLGVELFVTRQGLIVNEIAPRVHNSGHWTQAGCAVDQFEQHIRAITGWPLGDGQRFADVVMENLIGDDMDRLPELARSAHTQVHLYGKEDVKPGRKMGHVNRIVTG, encoded by the coding sequence ATGAGTGACATGCTCCCTCTTGGGTCGGTGATCGGGATATTGGGCGGCGGTCAGCTGGGCCGGATGCTCAGCGTGGCCGCGGCGCGACTTGGGTATCGCTGTCATATATTCGAGCCGGGCGCAGGCGCCCCGGCGGGCCATGTGGCCGAAACAGTGACGCGCGCGCCCTATGAGGACGAAGCGGCGCTGACAGCGTTTGCCGGGGCCGTGGATGTCATAACTTATGAGTTCGAGAACGTGCCGACGTCGGCGCTGGACCTTCTGGAAAGCCTGAAACCGATCCGTCCGGGACGCGAGGCGTTGCGTATCAGTCAGGACAGGATCATCGAAAAGGACTTTCTGAGCGGTCTGGGCCTGAAGGTCGCCCCCTACCGCGCGGTCAATTCCGAGGCGGATCTGACGGCTGCGATCGCCGAGATCGGAGCGCCCGCGATCCTGAAAACCTGCCGGTTTGGCTATGACGGGAAGGGGCAAGCCCGCTTGTCATCGCCCGAGGAGGCCCCAGATGCGTGGGCCGCGATGCAGGGCGCGCCAAGCGTGTTGGAAGGGTTCGTAGATTTCAGCCACGAGGTGTCCGTGATCGCGGCCCGCAGTGTCAGCGGCGAAGTCGCCTGTTTTGATCCCGGCGAGAACATCCATCGAGAGGGGATTTTACGCACAACAACCGTCCCTGCCCGCCTTGCCCCGTCACAGCGCAGCGATGCGGTGCTGATCGCGGCCAATATTCTGAATGCGCTGGATTATGTCGGCGTGCTGGGCGTGGAATTGTTTGTAACGCGCCAAGGGTTGATCGTGAACGAGATAGCGCCGCGCGTGCATAATTCCGGCCATTGGACCCAAGCGGGATGCGCCGTTGATCAGTTCGAGCAACATATCCGCGCGATCACTGGCTGGCCTCTGGGCGACGGACAGCGGTTTGCCGATGTGGTGATGGAAAACCTGATTGGCGACGATATGGACCGCCTGCCGGAACTGGCACGAAGCGCACACACGCAGGTGCATCTCTATGGCAAGGAAGATGTGAAGCCGGGCCGCAAGATGGGGCATGTGAACCGGATTGTGACGGGTTAG
- a CDS encoding amino acid ABC transporter ATP-binding protein has protein sequence MQVSDEVAIEINNMNKWYGTFHVLRDINLTVNRGERIVIAGPSGSGKSTLIRCLNALEEHQQGKIVVDGTELSNDLKNIDKIRSEVGMVFQHFNLFPHLTILENCTLAPIWVRKTPKREAEERAMHFLEKVKIPEQADKYPGQLSGGQQQRVAIARSLCMMPRIMLFDEPTSALDPEMIKEVLDTMIELAEEGMTMLCVTHEMGFARQVANRVIFMDAGQIVEQNEPEEFFNNPQSERTKLFLSQILGH, from the coding sequence ATGCAGGTGAGCGACGAAGTCGCCATCGAAATCAACAACATGAACAAGTGGTACGGCACCTTCCACGTGCTGCGCGACATCAACCTGACCGTCAATCGCGGCGAACGGATTGTTATCGCGGGGCCGTCGGGTTCGGGCAAATCGACGCTGATCCGCTGCCTCAATGCGCTGGAAGAACACCAGCAGGGCAAGATCGTGGTCGATGGCACCGAACTGTCGAACGACCTCAAGAACATCGACAAGATCCGCTCCGAAGTCGGCATGGTGTTCCAGCACTTCAACCTCTTCCCGCATCTGACCATCCTTGAGAATTGCACGCTCGCCCCGATCTGGGTGCGCAAAACACCCAAACGCGAAGCCGAAGAGCGCGCGATGCATTTCCTTGAAAAGGTGAAAATCCCGGAACAAGCCGACAAATACCCCGGCCAGCTTTCCGGTGGCCAGCAACAACGTGTGGCCATCGCCCGCTCGCTCTGCATGATGCCGCGCATCATGCTGTTCGACGAACCCACCTCGGCGCTTGACCCCGAAATGATTAAAGAAGTGCTCGACACGATGATCGAGCTCGCCGAAGAAGGTATGACCATGCTCTGCGTGACCCACGAAATGGGCTTCGCCCGTCAGGTCGCCAACCGCGTGATCTTTATGGATGCCGGGCAAATCGTGGAACAAAATGAACCCGAAGAGTTCTTTAACAACCCGCAAAGCGAGCGCACCAAGCTGTTCCTGAGCCAGATCCTCGGGCACTGA
- a CDS encoding ABC transporter permease subunit (The N-terminal region of this protein, as described by TIGR01726, is a three transmembrane segment that identifies a subfamily of ABC transporter permease subunits, which specificities that include histidine, arginine, glutamine, glutamate, L-cystine (sic), the opines (in Agrobacterium) octopine and nopaline, etc.) codes for MTTLTDPPREGFRLSQLIYDTRYRSMTIQVVALIGFLVLIGWLISNTAQNLADLGKEPSFRFLSEPAGYDINQRLIDYNNQHSHFRAAVTGVLNTLLVAVLGCIAATILGVLIGVLRLSKNWLVSRLMAVYVEIFRNVPVLLWIVFIMAILIESLPKPRSFRGPDAETSMSLFGSTAFSNQGVFIPRLVPANYFWVLILVVIVSVLGIRFLRRRADKIQEATGDRPKTFLASLGVAIVPFLIAFFAITAVTSNREQAFIGAGIQGVGTLEEFATEKGRISYCHAGGDAGSLNGLRFLEANDVQMRRRQYFSPSASLDAMAVGKCDLVTVAASRTDSTIVELKDRCFINNSTHLQKGIDKARAIIESGEGDVEKARTTIETNTGLIEKARVKCQALPLSVLPTTFTEGKAIEVELPAISEKGIPRFEGGTHLRNSLIALWIALSLYTAAFIAEIVRAGILAISHGQSEAAAALGLRPNRIMSLVVLPQALRVIIPPLISNYLNLTKNSSLAIAVGYMDITGTLMGITLNQTGRELETVLLGMLIYLAISLSISAVMNWYNNRMKLVER; via the coding sequence ATGACAACGCTCACCGATCCTCCGCGTGAGGGCTTTCGGCTATCGCAGCTGATCTACGACACCCGTTACCGTTCCATGACCATTCAGGTGGTCGCGCTGATCGGTTTCCTCGTCCTGATCGGCTGGCTGATCTCGAACACCGCGCAAAACCTCGCTGACCTTGGCAAGGAACCCTCGTTCCGCTTCCTAAGCGAACCCGCGGGCTATGACATCAACCAGCGCCTGATCGACTATAATAACCAGCATTCGCATTTCCGCGCCGCCGTGACCGGCGTGTTGAATACATTGCTGGTTGCGGTCCTTGGCTGTATCGCCGCCACCATTCTGGGTGTGCTCATCGGCGTGCTGCGTCTGTCTAAAAACTGGCTCGTCTCGCGGCTTATGGCGGTCTATGTGGAAATCTTCCGCAATGTGCCTGTGCTGCTCTGGATCGTGTTTATCATGGCGATCCTGATCGAAAGCCTGCCCAAACCGCGCTCCTTTCGCGGGCCGGATGCCGAAACCTCGATGTCTCTGTTCGGCTCAACGGCATTCTCCAATCAGGGCGTGTTTATCCCGCGTCTGGTTCCGGCCAACTATTTCTGGGTGCTGATCCTTGTGGTTATCGTCTCGGTGCTCGGCATCCGTTTCCTGCGTCGCCGCGCCGACAAGATCCAAGAAGCCACCGGCGACCGCCCGAAAACCTTCCTTGCCTCGCTCGGTGTGGCCATCGTGCCCTTCCTGATCGCCTTCTTTGCGATCACTGCCGTGACCTCGAACCGTGAACAAGCCTTCATCGGCGCCGGCATCCAAGGCGTCGGCACGCTCGAAGAATTCGCCACCGAAAAGGGCCGCATCTCTTATTGCCACGCTGGCGGGGACGCCGGTTCGCTTAACGGATTGCGGTTTCTCGAGGCCAACGACGTCCAAATGCGCCGTCGGCAGTATTTCAGCCCGAGCGCCTCGCTCGATGCGATGGCCGTTGGCAAATGTGACCTCGTGACCGTCGCAGCAAGCCGCACCGACAGCACCATCGTCGAGCTGAAAGATCGCTGCTTCATCAACAACTCCACCCACCTTCAAAAAGGTATCGACAAGGCTCGCGCCATTATCGAGTCCGGCGAAGGCGATGTTGAAAAGGCGCGCACGACAATCGAAACCAACACCGGCCTGATCGAAAAGGCCCGCGTGAAATGTCAGGCCCTGCCGCTCTCCGTGCTGCCCACAACCTTCACCGAAGGCAAAGCGATCGAGGTGGAATTGCCCGCGATCAGCGAAAAAGGCATCCCGCGCTTCGAAGGCGGCACGCACCTGCGCAACTCGCTGATTGCGCTCTGGATTGCCCTGTCGCTCTATACCGCGGCCTTTATCGCGGAAATCGTGCGCGCGGGTATCCTCGCGATCAGCCATGGCCAATCCGAAGCCGCCGCTGCGCTGGGTCTGCGTCCCAACCGGATCATGTCGCTTGTGGTGCTGCCACAGGCGCTCAGGGTGATTATCCCGCCCTTGATCTCGAACTACCTGAACCTGACCAAGAACAGCTCTCTGGCGATTGCGGTCGGCTATATGGACATCACCGGCACGTTGATGGGCATCACGCTCAACCAAACGGGCCGCGAGCTTGAAACCGTGCTTCTGGGGATGCTGATTTATCTCGCCATCAGCCTGAGCATTTCGGCCGTGATGAATTGGTATAATAACAGAATGAAATTGGTGGAGCGGTAA
- a CDS encoding amino acid ABC transporter substrate-binding protein yields MKKTVFLGALTVAGLAAGAAAAGTLDDVKARGKLNCGVTTGLVGFAAPDANGEWNGFDVAVCRAVAAAVLGDPKAVEFVPTTGKTRFTALASGEVDMLARNTTWTFSRDVDLKFTFVGVNYYDGQGFMVSKDLGVGSAKELDGSTVCIQTGTTTELNLADFFRSNNISYEPVPIETNAEAQQQYLAGACDVYTTDASGLAATRATFENPGDHVVLPEIISKEPLGPLVRHGDDEWGDVVRWTLNALVAAEELGITSANIGDMSASAGPNPEINRLLGTEGNLGEMLGLSADWAKNAVMAGGNYGEVFEKNIGEATPIGLSRGLNAQWTDGGLIYAPPFR; encoded by the coding sequence ATGAAAAAAACCGTATTTCTTGGCGCACTTACAGTGGCCGGCCTTGCTGCCGGGGCTGCTGCGGCTGGCACGCTCGATGACGTGAAAGCCCGTGGCAAGCTGAACTGCGGTGTGACCACCGGCCTCGTCGGCTTTGCTGCACCAGACGCCAATGGCGAATGGAACGGCTTTGACGTCGCTGTGTGCCGCGCTGTTGCCGCCGCCGTTCTGGGTGATCCCAAAGCGGTCGAATTTGTGCCGACAACCGGTAAAACCCGCTTCACCGCGCTTGCGTCGGGCGAAGTTGACATGCTGGCCCGGAACACCACTTGGACCTTCTCGCGCGATGTGGACCTCAAGTTCACCTTCGTTGGCGTGAACTACTATGACGGCCAAGGCTTCATGGTGAGCAAAGATCTCGGTGTTGGCTCGGCAAAAGAGCTCGACGGCTCGACCGTCTGCATCCAGACCGGCACCACGACCGAGCTGAACTTGGCGGATTTCTTCCGCTCCAACAACATCAGCTATGAGCCGGTTCCGATCGAAACCAACGCCGAAGCGCAGCAGCAGTACCTCGCCGGTGCCTGTGACGTCTACACCACAGACGCCTCCGGTCTTGCCGCGACCCGCGCAACCTTCGAGAACCCGGGCGACCACGTTGTTCTGCCCGAAATCATCTCGAAAGAGCCGCTCGGCCCGCTCGTTCGCCACGGCGACGACGAATGGGGTGACGTGGTGCGCTGGACTCTGAACGCGCTCGTCGCAGCAGAAGAGCTCGGCATTACGTCGGCCAACATCGGCGATATGTCGGCATCGGCTGGTCCGAACCCGGAAATCAACCGTCTGCTCGGCACCGAAGGCAACCTCGGCGAAATGCTCGGCCTCTCGGCTGACTGGGCCAAAAACGCCGTTATGGCGGGTGGTAACTACGGCGAAGTGTTCGAAAAGAACATCGGCGAAGCAACCCCGATCGGCCTGTCGCGTGGTCTGAACGCACAGTGGACCGATGGCGGCCTGATCTACGCACCGCCGTTCCGCTAA
- a CDS encoding ATPase — protein MSEWKAKRFWKEASVVPEGQGFTVHLDGRAVKTPAKQPLVVPCEPLAQKIAEEWNALDKAIDPARMPFTRSANAAIDKVAVQHGEVAAMIAGYGDSDLLCYRAEFPAELVARQNDLWTPLLDWARNAQGIELKPITGIVHQPQSATSLTRISDITTSMSVFELTAFHDLVSLSGSFVLGLAAAQQVRPIEEIWTLSRLDETWQEEQWGADDEATALAATKRSAFLHAATLFRLVADA, from the coding sequence ATGAGTGAATGGAAAGCCAAACGGTTCTGGAAAGAAGCCAGCGTCGTGCCCGAAGGGCAGGGGTTCACCGTCCACCTTGATGGCCGCGCGGTCAAAACCCCGGCCAAACAACCGCTTGTGGTGCCCTGCGAACCGCTCGCTCAAAAGATCGCCGAAGAGTGGAACGCGCTCGACAAGGCGATTGATCCGGCGCGCATGCCCTTCACCCGCTCGGCCAATGCGGCCATCGACAAGGTCGCTGTGCAACATGGCGAAGTGGCGGCGATGATTGCGGGCTATGGCGATAGCGACCTTCTGTGCTACCGCGCCGAATTTCCGGCTGAACTGGTTGCCCGGCAAAACGACCTCTGGACGCCGCTGCTCGACTGGGCGCGTAACGCTCAAGGTATTGAATTAAAACCAATTACCGGCATTGTGCATCAGCCCCAATCTGCCACCTCACTGACCCGGATTTCTGACATCACCACTTCGATGAGCGTCTTTGAGTTGACCGCATTCCATGACCTCGTTTCGCTCAGCGGCTCTTTCGTGCTTGGCCTTGCCGCCGCGCAACAGGTCCGCCCGATCGAAGAGATATGGACCCTGTCGCGCCTTGATGAAACTTGGCAAGAAGAGCAATGGGGCGCAGATGACGAAGCCACCGCGCTGGCTGCCACCAAGCGTTCGGCATTTCTCCACGCGGCCACATTGTTCCGCCTCGTGGCAGACGCATAA